The following are encoded together in the Capsulimonas corticalis genome:
- a CDS encoding tyrosine-type recombinase/integrase, with protein MKLQDAVSDYLNYISVEKGHAKATCKSYAAWLRHMLAWLNENGYPDPDLSVFDPTVLRRYQYTLSGRGCRPRTIRGAFAPIKALGHFLVANGAIQSNPTATLTMPKRDAAQRLTVSTEEVERLLQAVERIRHPRKKALNRALLSVLIYSGLRAQELLDLEVGHVNIANKSLLVASGKGSKSRQLFPPAECIAALSEWLALREPDCKLPFLFMYDRGRRIGYQSLCKTVEEIKALADLADQPNIKCHSLRHAFATRMMENGAPIKAIQSALGHSITETTFRYLHHGEVQNKLMSKYAALSSHTDQEPQAATKPTGQRAEFMVNRRRSSRRRQQ; from the coding sequence ATGAAACTGCAAGACGCCGTCTCAGATTATCTCAACTACATTTCTGTCGAAAAGGGCCATGCCAAGGCTACTTGCAAATCATACGCAGCATGGCTGCGTCACATGCTGGCTTGGCTGAATGAGAACGGGTATCCCGATCCCGACCTTTCCGTCTTCGACCCTACTGTGTTGCGACGCTACCAGTACACTCTGAGTGGCAGGGGATGTCGCCCGCGAACAATCCGTGGAGCTTTCGCACCTATCAAGGCACTGGGGCATTTTCTCGTGGCGAACGGCGCGATCCAATCGAATCCCACAGCCACACTGACCATGCCAAAGAGAGATGCCGCTCAACGTCTTACTGTTTCCACAGAGGAGGTCGAACGACTGTTACAGGCTGTAGAGCGCATTAGACATCCACGCAAGAAGGCGTTGAACCGAGCTTTGCTGTCGGTTTTGATCTATTCTGGACTGCGCGCTCAGGAACTTCTGGATTTGGAGGTGGGGCACGTCAATATCGCCAACAAATCGTTACTCGTCGCCTCAGGGAAGGGCAGTAAGTCGCGCCAGCTCTTTCCTCCAGCGGAATGCATCGCAGCTCTCTCTGAGTGGTTGGCATTGCGTGAACCTGACTGCAAATTACCGTTTCTCTTCATGTACGACCGTGGCCGACGCATTGGATATCAAAGTCTATGTAAGACAGTTGAGGAAATCAAGGCTCTTGCAGACCTTGCCGATCAGCCAAATATTAAGTGCCATAGCCTGCGCCATGCCTTCGCAACACGTATGATGGAGAATGGCGCGCCGATCAAGGCTATACAGTCGGCGCTCGGCCACAGCATCACGGAAACTACGTTTCGATATCTGCACCACGGCGAAGTTCAGAATAAATTGATGTCGAAATACGCAGCGCTGAGTAGCCATACGGATCAAGAGCCTCAGGCTGCCACGAAACCAACAGGGCAGCGGGCTGAATTTATGGTAAATCGCCGACGATCAAGTAGGCGAAGGCAACAATAG
- a CDS encoding ankyrin repeat domain-containing protein, with amino-acid sequence MMNEAFFDAVAKGHTDRMLSLLKSGIDINARDSVGMTALMVAAKRGNTETVEALLDREADVNAQATYYGWTALAYAANRGYEKIVRLLLAHGADPDLKAERSKTALVLAADRGHTATVIALLRKGADACASPDHHGWTALGRAIKNGRIEIVEILRKAEADIKRT; translated from the coding sequence ATGATGAACGAAGCTTTCTTCGACGCCGTGGCTAAGGGACATACGGATCGAATGCTGTCTCTACTGAAAAGCGGGATCGATATAAACGCGCGCGACTCTGTAGGAATGACCGCGCTCATGGTGGCCGCAAAGAGAGGCAATACGGAGACGGTAGAAGCCCTGCTTGACCGAGAGGCCGACGTAAACGCGCAGGCGACCTACTATGGCTGGACGGCGCTGGCGTACGCCGCCAACCGAGGATATGAGAAGATTGTGCGACTTCTTTTGGCGCACGGCGCTGATCCCGATCTCAAAGCGGAGCGAAGCAAAACAGCCCTTGTTTTGGCGGCAGACAGGGGACACACAGCCACGGTGATCGCGCTGCTCAGAAAGGGAGCGGATGCCTGTGCCAGCCCCGACCATCATGGCTGGACGGCGCTGGGACGCGCCATCAAAAACGGGCGCATTGAGATCGTGGAAATCCTCCGCAAAGCGGAAGCTGATATAAAGAGGACTTAG
- a CDS encoding CPCC family cysteine-rich protein has translation MRYPCPCCGYPTLPRRGWQDICGLCSWHDDGQDDPHADEVWGDRIAITL, from the coding sequence GTGAGATACCCTTGCCCTTGCTGCGGCTACCCCACCCTGCCCAGGCGCGGATGGCAGGATATCTGCGGTCTCTGTAGCTGGCATGATGACGGGCAAGACGATCCACACGCCGATGAAGTCTGGGGGGACCGAATAGCCATTACTCTTTAG
- a CDS encoding ATP-binding protein codes for MSRHLWFQRLLRVFVPIIFVACSSGRFMEGLSYWRLTYPLNVPWTMVTADCGFAVLVNSSRFPGLIRGEDVLEQLNIEKMRRETLEREIAGRELAETSLRKEIGEVTQRLAFSASRQIDLISSVSEAMMNAIVHGNGGTVNVSHDDDTIQVQVIDNGTGLKWESIP; via the coding sequence GTGTCGCGCCACCTCTGGTTTCAGCGGCTCCTGCGCGTATTCGTGCCGATCATTTTTGTCGCTTGCTCCTCCGGGCGCTTCATGGAGGGGCTTTCCTACTGGCGTCTGACGTATCCCCTGAACGTTCCCTGGACGATGGTGACCGCCGATTGCGGCTTCGCCGTTCTTGTCAACTCGTCCCGATTTCCTGGCCTCATTCGCGGTGAGGATGTGCTGGAACAGCTCAATATCGAAAAGATGCGGCGCGAGACGCTGGAGCGGGAAATCGCGGGACGGGAGCTTGCGGAGACGTCGCTGCGCAAAGAGATCGGCGAAGTCACCCAGCGGCTCGCCTTCAGCGCGTCACGCCAAATCGATCTCATCTCGTCGGTTTCCGAAGCGATGATGAACGCGATCGTGCATGGAAATGGCGGGACGGTGAATGTCAGTCACGATGACGATACGATCCAGGTTCAAGTGATTGACAATGGGACCGGGCTGAAGTGGGAATCGATTCCCTAA
- a CDS encoding DUF4337 domain-containing protein, translating into MPEEIELPMDEVREKVHELHNEHAEKKREEGEEHEKSWTRLVALSTAILAAIAAVGALESGFLVNESLLQKNEQIGKLTQASDQWNYYQAEGLKSLIYQTAAQRLPVGSPATAQDQAQADHYQQKQAGIKADAEKLIKEAETSSTMSERYLARHHIFAFSVSLCQIAIALSAVAALTKRRRVWFIGLAAGAAGAGMLIYGFLRP; encoded by the coding sequence ATGCCGGAGGAAATCGAGCTTCCTATGGATGAAGTCCGCGAAAAGGTTCACGAGCTGCACAATGAGCATGCCGAAAAGAAGCGCGAGGAGGGGGAGGAGCATGAGAAGTCCTGGACGCGCCTGGTGGCGCTGAGCACCGCGATCCTCGCCGCCATCGCGGCTGTGGGAGCGCTGGAGTCCGGATTTCTGGTCAACGAGTCTCTTCTTCAGAAAAATGAGCAGATCGGCAAGCTCACCCAGGCTTCGGACCAGTGGAACTATTATCAGGCCGAAGGGCTGAAGTCCCTAATCTACCAAACCGCGGCGCAGCGGCTTCCCGTGGGATCTCCGGCGACGGCCCAGGATCAGGCGCAGGCGGATCACTATCAGCAAAAGCAAGCGGGCATCAAGGCGGATGCGGAAAAGCTGATCAAGGAGGCAGAAACGTCGAGCACGATGTCTGAGCGCTACCTCGCTCGGCATCATATCTTCGCTTTCTCCGTCAGTCTCTGCCAGATCGCTATCGCGCTCTCCGCCGTGGCTGCGCTGACGAAGCGGCGGCGGGTTTGGTTTATCGGTCTTGCGGCTGGCGCCGCCGGCGCGGGCATGCTGATCTATGGCTTCTTGAGGCCATAG
- a CDS encoding DUF1003 domain-containing protein, whose product MTTIDPEAASNSDGPLMHAAGVFEHLRLPHFTHDHPPVKNANTEHENALSPLDKLAIKITDKVGSMGFFMVIFTWTVLWTGYNILASEVSSLHWKAFDPFPAFVAYLLISNVIQILLMPLIMVGQNIQGRHSETRAELDFEINQKAEKEVMAVLRHLEHNTDLILQLMKHLECRVSDEEMRAIKAEIGLADRLASLDPKTDGGENI is encoded by the coding sequence ATGACTACAATCGATCCCGAAGCCGCTTCGAACAGTGACGGACCGCTCATGCACGCCGCCGGAGTGTTCGAACACCTGCGATTGCCACACTTTACGCACGATCATCCTCCTGTCAAGAACGCCAATACGGAGCATGAGAACGCGCTCAGCCCTTTGGATAAGCTCGCCATCAAGATCACCGACAAGGTCGGCTCCATGGGCTTCTTCATGGTTATCTTCACGTGGACGGTGCTGTGGACAGGGTACAACATACTGGCCTCGGAAGTCTCATCCCTGCACTGGAAAGCGTTCGATCCCTTTCCCGCGTTCGTCGCTTACTTGCTCATCAGCAACGTCATTCAGATTTTGCTCATGCCGCTGATCATGGTTGGTCAGAACATTCAAGGGCGACACAGTGAGACGCGCGCGGAGCTGGACTTTGAGATCAATCAAAAGGCCGAGAAGGAAGTTATGGCGGTCCTGCGGCATTTGGAGCACAACACGGATCTGATTCTTCAACTGATGAAGCACCTCGAGTGCCGCGTTTCAGACGAGGAGATGAGAGCGATTAAAGCGGAAATCGGCTTAGCCGATCGACTTGCCTCGCTGGACCCTAAAACCGATGGAGGCGAGAATATCTAG
- a CDS encoding ATP-binding protein, producing the protein MSSAVQSAPNPSRRSGMPWVIPLLLLGVAYSLLWLTLTRQLSHNEIMQRCVLVNPNLARIWSVGHIEIGLAYAGVFASMTYHIVRAAASDTTHRRDLLYGAVYVIASFLLDFFCVYHFQPFVALLVGDAIVMTFTLVVSRQVWFQRLLGIFVPFIFFSCAVGHFLEGVSYWKLTYPLNVPWTMVTADVGFAVLVNASRFPAFIKGQDITDGLAGMREDAAAKHQFLRDMLLSATRNRLNLCDTLDDLPRPLPLVEPPISLSRETLAHARRRAVEAGRDRRFSDEALDAVQTAVGEAAMNAIVHGSDGELTLRADSSTLQIWVVDHGEGVRLSQLPRTALAQGYSTAGAEGQGFSLMLNMASRLDLLTSRSGTTIVLTIQPAQVPAEPVAV; encoded by the coding sequence ATGTCTTCCGCCGTTCAGAGCGCTCCTAACCCATCCCGGCGCTCGGGAATGCCCTGGGTTATTCCTCTGCTTCTGCTGGGCGTCGCCTACAGCCTGCTCTGGCTGACGCTGACGCGGCAGCTCAGCCACAACGAAATCATGCAGCGATGCGTGCTCGTGAATCCCAACCTCGCGCGGATCTGGAGCGTGGGGCATATCGAGATCGGTCTCGCGTACGCCGGCGTCTTCGCCAGCATGACCTATCACATCGTGCGCGCCGCCGCCTCGGACACCACCCATCGCCGCGACCTGCTTTACGGCGCCGTATACGTAATCGCGTCGTTCCTGCTGGACTTCTTTTGCGTCTACCACTTTCAGCCCTTTGTGGCGCTGCTGGTTGGAGACGCCATCGTCATGACCTTTACTCTCGTCGTTTCGCGTCAAGTCTGGTTTCAGCGTCTCCTAGGCATCTTCGTTCCTTTTATCTTCTTTTCCTGCGCGGTCGGGCACTTTCTTGAAGGAGTTTCGTATTGGAAGCTCACGTATCCGCTGAATGTTCCCTGGACAATGGTCACGGCGGACGTCGGTTTTGCGGTGCTGGTGAATGCATCGCGCTTTCCCGCCTTCATTAAGGGGCAGGATATTACGGATGGACTGGCCGGAATGCGCGAGGATGCGGCGGCCAAGCATCAGTTTCTGCGCGATATGCTGCTCAGCGCCACCCGCAACCGGCTGAACCTCTGCGATACGCTGGACGATCTGCCCAGGCCCCTGCCGCTGGTCGAGCCGCCGATCTCGCTTTCGCGCGAAACGCTCGCCCACGCGCGCCGCCGCGCGGTGGAGGCGGGGCGCGACCGGCGCTTCAGCGACGAAGCCCTGGACGCCGTTCAAACCGCGGTTGGCGAAGCCGCCATGAACGCGATCGTGCACGGCTCCGACGGCGAGCTGACGCTGCGGGCCGACAGCTCCACGCTGCAAATCTGGGTGGTCGATCATGGGGAAGGCGTTCGCCTTTCGCAATTGCCGCGCACGGCGCTGGCGCAAGGTTACAGCACGGCGGGGGCGGAAGGCCAGGGCTTTTCGCTGATGCTGAATATGGCCAGCCGTCTCGATCTGCTGACCAGCCGCTCCGGAACCACGATCGTGCTCACGATCCAGCCCGCCCAGGTCCCGGCCGAACCCGTCGCCGTTTAA
- a CDS encoding DUF4864 domain-containing protein translates to MKPRAIAAAAFVAVMLICGGYVLRQWQVKHPPRLPGMQDRDFRDGRDGRDWRGGAGNWREARPEERKAAMACVDGQLDAFRKDDYPKAISYQSEILRPQFRSATQFRNMIIHFYPEFSNARKVDYGRAFTDGSGRLLAIRVDLTGANGRHVSARYRLIKEKNTYRVMGVDDGH, encoded by the coding sequence ATGAAACCGCGAGCAATCGCCGCAGCGGCGTTTGTGGCCGTGATGCTGATTTGCGGCGGCTACGTTCTGCGCCAGTGGCAGGTCAAACATCCGCCTCGTCTGCCGGGCATGCAGGATCGTGATTTTCGCGATGGAAGGGACGGACGCGACTGGCGCGGCGGGGCGGGCAACTGGCGGGAGGCAAGGCCGGAGGAGCGCAAGGCGGCGATGGCGTGCGTCGACGGGCAATTGGACGCATTCCGAAAGGACGATTACCCCAAGGCCATCTCTTATCAGAGCGAGATCCTGCGGCCACAATTTCGGTCGGCGACGCAGTTTCGGAATATGATCATCCATTTCTACCCGGAGTTCAGCAATGCGCGGAAGGTCGACTATGGGCGCGCCTTCACGGACGGAAGCGGACGCCTGCTCGCCATTCGTGTGGACCTGACCGGCGCGAACGGGCGCCATGTTTCCGCCCGTTACCGGTTGATCAAAGAAAAGAACACTTACCGCGTCATGGGCGTGGACGACGGGCATTAA
- the ilvA gene encoding threonine ammonia-lyase, which produces MLHLSDIEKAAAVVRPVIHHTPVMTCHTIEERLADGVALRLKAENFQRTGAFKIRGAYYRLSQLTDAEKRCGVAAVSAGNHAQGVALAAQLLGVQATIFMPETASIAKIKATEGYGAEVVLAGKNFDESAIACHRYVAENDAVYISPYDDDGVIAGQGTLGLELLDDLPNVETVMVPIGGGGLFAGVALAIKESRPNVRIIGVQAEGADTAARSFHAGHLLPREEPVSTICDGIAVKSPAARTFDYIRKYADDVVTVSDFAVAEAMLLLAERAKLVVEPSGAAGLAALLAGKADARGETAVILCGGNIDALRLADIAQREMLRADRYLHLFTACDDRPGSLARLLEIVAVERGNVITVSHNRLSPHISLGKTRIELLIEVRDRAHRERILTALRGDGYPVETLL; this is translated from the coding sequence ATGCTGCACCTGTCTGATATCGAAAAAGCCGCCGCCGTGGTGCGCCCGGTGATCCATCACACCCCCGTGATGACCTGCCATACGATCGAGGAGCGTCTGGCCGACGGCGTAGCGCTGCGGCTGAAAGCCGAGAACTTTCAGCGGACCGGGGCGTTCAAGATCCGAGGCGCGTATTACCGGCTGTCCCAGTTGACGGACGCGGAGAAACGATGCGGCGTGGCGGCGGTCAGCGCCGGAAACCACGCGCAGGGAGTGGCCCTCGCCGCGCAGCTTCTGGGCGTTCAGGCGACGATCTTTATGCCCGAGACGGCGAGCATCGCCAAGATCAAAGCGACCGAGGGATACGGCGCCGAAGTGGTCCTTGCGGGCAAGAACTTCGACGAATCCGCGATCGCGTGCCATCGGTATGTCGCCGAAAACGACGCCGTCTATATCTCGCCGTATGACGACGATGGGGTGATCGCGGGGCAGGGGACACTGGGCCTGGAGCTGCTGGACGACCTGCCGAACGTGGAGACCGTCATGGTTCCGATCGGCGGCGGCGGCCTGTTCGCGGGCGTGGCGCTGGCGATCAAGGAAAGCCGACCGAACGTGCGCATCATCGGCGTACAAGCCGAGGGGGCCGACACGGCGGCGCGTTCGTTTCACGCCGGACATCTGCTGCCGCGTGAGGAGCCGGTCAGCACGATCTGCGACGGGATCGCCGTGAAGTCGCCGGCGGCGCGGACATTCGATTATATCCGCAAGTACGCCGACGATGTGGTGACCGTTTCGGACTTCGCCGTGGCGGAAGCGATGCTTTTGCTGGCGGAGCGGGCAAAGCTCGTCGTGGAGCCGAGCGGCGCGGCGGGATTGGCGGCGCTGCTGGCGGGCAAGGCCGACGCGCGCGGCGAAACGGCCGTGATTCTCTGCGGCGGCAACATCGACGCGCTGCGCCTCGCGGATATCGCCCAGCGCGAAATGCTGCGCGCCGACCGATACCTGCATCTGTTCACCGCCTGCGACGACCGGCCTGGATCGCTGGCGCGGCTGCTGGAGATTGTCGCCGTCGAGCGCGGCAACGTCATTACCGTCAGCCATAATCGCCTGAGCCCGCACATTTCGCTCGGCAAAACGCGCATCGAGCTGCTGATCGAAGTGCGGGACCGCGCCCATCGCGAACGGATCCTCACAGCCCTGCGCGGCGATGGTTATCCGGTGGAGACCCTGCTGTAA
- a CDS encoding ATP-binding protein: protein MPNFQPRRSWPRLLLSWSSGKDAAWCLHTLQQSQEYEIAGLLTTINSEFDRVAMHAVRRALLEAQAEAAGLPLLIVPIPWPCANAEYEAAMAAALQTARDDWGVTHIAFGDLYLEDVRAYREASLADTGLTPVFPIWGRPTRALAEEMIASGLQARLTCVDPRRLPADYAGRTFDLELLAALPDDVDPCGESGEFHSFAFAGPMFRSPIETMLGEVVERDGFVFADLLPGGAGA from the coding sequence ATGCCCAATTTTCAGCCGCGGCGCTCCTGGCCCCGCCTCCTGCTATCCTGGAGCAGCGGCAAGGACGCCGCATGGTGCCTGCATACGCTCCAGCAGTCTCAGGAGTACGAGATCGCGGGTCTGCTCACGACGATCAACTCCGAATTCGACCGAGTCGCCATGCACGCCGTCCGGCGCGCACTGCTGGAAGCGCAGGCCGAAGCCGCGGGGCTGCCGCTGCTCATCGTTCCCATCCCATGGCCCTGCGCGAACGCCGAGTACGAAGCGGCCATGGCGGCGGCGCTGCAAACGGCGCGTGACGATTGGGGCGTCACGCATATCGCGTTCGGCGACCTTTACCTGGAAGACGTGCGCGCTTACCGGGAAGCGTCTCTCGCGGACACGGGCCTGACGCCGGTCTTCCCGATTTGGGGCCGGCCGACACGCGCGCTCGCCGAGGAGATGATCGCCTCCGGGCTCCAGGCGCGGCTGACGTGTGTCGATCCGCGTCGCCTGCCCGCCGACTACGCCGGGCGGACATTCGATCTGGAACTGCTGGCGGCGCTGCCGGACGATGTCGATCCATGCGGAGAATCGGGCGAGTTTCACTCGTTCGCCTTCGCCGGTCCCATGTTCCGTTCTCCGATCGAGACGATGTTAGGCGAAGTGGTCGAGCGCGACGGCTTCGTCTTCGCGGACCTGCTGCCGGGCGGCGCCGGCGCGTAA
- a CDS encoding SIMPL domain-containing protein, whose translation MRVSHISAFFGAAAVMTTGLGASAAPIRGGDRLVMQSEGITAHGHAETKVKPDILKATLGVTTISRSQADAVSANATRAKAVLAALHSGGVADKDIQTQYYTVQPQYDYKKSPAVLTGYQVSNSIQVTVRDLTKGGVIIDQATKAGATDVNDLTFDLSDRKKAEGAALVAAVANARSKADLMAGASGVSLGRLISLDEGTAPTFEPVMFKSRAMAADTSDTTPVVPQEIVVTADVTVVYDIDAGVK comes from the coding sequence GTGCGAGTTTCACATATTTCCGCGTTTTTCGGCGCGGCGGCGGTCATGACGACCGGCCTTGGGGCGTCGGCGGCCCCCATTCGCGGCGGCGATCGTCTGGTCATGCAAAGCGAGGGCATCACCGCCCATGGACACGCAGAAACGAAGGTCAAGCCGGATATCCTGAAGGCCACTCTCGGCGTCACCACGATTTCCCGCAGCCAGGCGGACGCGGTGAGCGCGAACGCGACGCGCGCCAAGGCGGTTCTGGCCGCGCTGCATAGCGGCGGCGTCGCCGACAAAGACATCCAGACACAATATTATACCGTCCAGCCGCAATATGACTACAAGAAGTCTCCGGCGGTTCTCACGGGATATCAAGTCAGCAACTCGATCCAGGTCACGGTCCGCGATCTCACCAAGGGCGGCGTGATCATCGATCAAGCGACCAAGGCCGGCGCGACCGACGTCAACGACCTGACGTTCGATCTCTCGGACCGCAAAAAGGCCGAGGGCGCCGCGCTCGTCGCCGCCGTCGCCAACGCGCGCAGCAAGGCGGATCTGATGGCCGGCGCCTCCGGAGTCAGCCTCGGACGCCTGATCAGTCTCGACGAAGGAACGGCCCCGACGTTTGAGCCGGTCATGTTCAAATCGCGCGCCATGGCGGCCGATACGTCGGACACCACCCCGGTTGTCCCGCAGGAGATCGTCGTGACGGCCGACGTCACCGTGGTCTACGATATCGACGCCGGAGTCAAGTAA
- a CDS encoding DUF4202 domain-containing protein has translation MTDNERLTAAFERFDAVNAEDPNHDIVNGVEHPRELLYAQRMTRELDRFAPDASTALKLAARSQHIQRWASPRASYPMDRTGYLRWRTDLKKRHAELAGVILAEVGYDEATVARVQSLLRKESLTTDPEMKTLEDVICLVFLQHYFADFAAKHDDEKVIDIVQKTWKKMSDAGHEAALKLDLPPDALALVVRALGG, from the coding sequence ATGACCGACAACGAACGCCTGACGGCCGCGTTCGAGCGCTTCGACGCCGTGAACGCCGAAGATCCGAATCACGACATTGTGAACGGCGTGGAGCATCCGCGCGAGCTTCTGTACGCGCAGCGAATGACGCGAGAGCTCGACCGCTTCGCCCCCGACGCCTCCACCGCCCTCAAACTTGCCGCGCGCAGCCAGCACATCCAGCGCTGGGCCAGCCCCCGCGCGAGCTACCCCATGGACCGCACCGGCTACCTGCGCTGGCGCACCGACCTCAAAAAGCGCCACGCCGAACTTGCCGGCGTCATCCTCGCGGAAGTCGGCTACGACGAAGCGACCGTCGCCCGGGTGCAAAGCCTTCTCCGTAAAGAGAGCCTCACCACCGACCCCGAGATGAAGACCCTCGAAGACGTCATCTGCCTCGTCTTTCTTCAGCATTACTTCGCCGACTTCGCCGCCAAGCACGACGACGAGAAGGTGATCGACATCGTCCAAAAGACCTGGAAGAAGATGAGCGACGCCGGCCACGAGGCGGCGCTCAAGCTGGATCTGCCTCCGGACGCGCTGGCGCTGGTCGTCCGCGCGCTGGGCGGATAA